The proteins below come from a single Macrobrachium nipponense isolate FS-2020 chromosome 17, ASM1510439v2, whole genome shotgun sequence genomic window:
- the LOC135196459 gene encoding myosin heavy chain, muscle-like, whose product MPGHVKKSTGPDPDPSEWLFISREMKLKDMAKPYDAKKSCWVPHPTEGFVLGEIQGTKGDLVTVLAEGETKDWKKDLVGQVNPNKYEKCEDMSNLTYLNDASVLYNLKNRYQAQLIYTYSGLFCIAVNPYKRFPIYTNRTVKLYMGKRRNEVPPHIFAISDGAYMDMLQAGGNQSMLITGESGAGKTENTKKVLSYFANVGATEKKPGEAEKQNLEDQIVQTNPILEPFGNAKTVRNDNSSRFGKFIRIHFEPNGKLSGADIESYLLEKARVISQQSLERSYHIFYEMMSGQIPEIKPMCMLSDDIYDYHYVSQGKVTVPSIDDAEDMQFCHDAFFVLNFTKEEIDNIYKITAAVMHMGEMKFKQKGREEQAEADGTEVGEKVATLLGIDVDHFYNGLCKPKIKVGNEFVAKGMDVNKVNYSVGALAKALFDRVFKFLVDKCNKTLETGQKRASFIGVLDIAGFEIFDDNGFEQICINFCNEKLQQFFNHHMFVLEQEEYKKEGIDWVFVDFGMDLQACIELFEKKLGLLAILEEESMFPKATDKTFQEKLNANHLGKSPVFIKPKPPKPGVPEGHFAIVHYAGTVTYNITGWLEKNKDPLNDTVVDILKKGSNSLIVEVFADHPGQSGDGGGGGKGKGKSGGFKTVSSGYRDQLNNLMRTLNATHPHFIRCIVPNETKTPGKVEAGLIMHQLTCNGVLEGIRICRKGFPNRMMYNDFKQRYKIVASVEMSQAKNDKLAAEACFQKAGLDKDSYRTGNTKVFFRAGMLGQLEEVRDNRIGLLMTWLQSWCRGWLSRRSYKKLQDQRVSLIVVQRNIRKYQNMKSWPWYGFWNALKPRLNVSRIQDQLDGLEKKATEAEAALEKALVKRKELEEAHAIIQEERNALFETVESSKGGVSEMFEKQAKVQALKAEVEAQLAEVQMRLANEQEARNQLTQGKKKAEQEIGGLKKDLEDLDLAIQKAEEDKATKDQQIQTLNEEIAHQEELISKVNKEKKHLQECNQKTAEDVQAIEDKCNHLNKLKSKLEGQLDELEDSLEREKKLRAEVEKSKRKVEGDLKLTQEAVADLERNLKELENTLQRKDKEVSSLGSKYDDEQILIHKGNKQIKELQARIEELDVEVEHERQARAKAEKAKSALARDLSDLGDRLDEAGGATAAQIEINKKREGELAKLRRDLEESNIQHESALSMLRKKHNDAVAELSENIDHLNKMKARAEKDKDAMKRDADDAKATMDALARDKAAAEKTTKQLQHQLAETHAKLDESNRTLSDFDATKKKLAVENADLIRQLEEAESNLAQLSKMKLSLTNQLEDSRKLADDESRGRATILGKYRNLEHDIAALRESLDEEAEAKGDVQRMLSKANAEAQMWRAKYESEGLARAEEIEAARMKLAARLDEAEAQIEQLNIKNMNLEKTKARVSAELEDVQVAVERANTLAAAAEKKQKNFDRIIGEWKMKVDDLAAELDASQKECRNYSTEHFRLKAAYEENIEQLDSVRRENKNLADEIKDLMDQIGEGGRSYHEVQKNAKRLEIEKEELQAALEEAEAALEQEENKLLRGQLELSQVRQEIDRRIQEKEEEFENTRKCHQRALDSMQASLEAEAKGKAEALRVKKKLESDINELEIALDHSNKANSDLQKHIKKINNDMKDMGSRIEEAQRLASEYREQYGISERRANALHGELEESRTLLEQSDRGRRQAETELAEAHDSINNLSTQNANLTVTKRKLESEMQTLQADLDEMLNEAKNSEEKAKKAMVDAARLADELRAEQEHAQTQEKMRKGLEVTVKELQVRLEENESNAQKTGKKAISKLEARISELEAQLDDESRRHSDAQKNLRKCERRIKELTFQFDEDKKNHEKMQDLVEKLQQKIKTYKRQIEEAEEIAALNLAKFRKAQQELEETEGRIIIKAL is encoded by the exons ATGCCCGGCCACGTCAAAAAGAGCACTGGTCCCGACCCAGATCCCTCCGAATGGCTCTTCATCTCCAGGGAGATGAAGCTCAAGGACATGGCCAAGCCTTACGACGCAAAGAAATCGTGCTGGGTCCCTCATCCTACCGAAGGCTTCGTTCTGGGTGAGATTCAGGGCACCAAGGGCGACCTCGTCACTGTCCTTGCTGAAGGTGAGACCAAGGACTGGAAGAAGGATCTTGTCGGTCAGGTCAACCCCAACAAATACGAGAAGTGCGAGGACATGTCCAACTTGACCTACTTGAACGATGCCTCCGTCCTGTACAACTTGAAGAATCGTTATCAGGCTCAGCTTATCTACACCTACTCCGGTCTCTTCTGTATTGCTGTCAACCCCTACAAGCGCTTCCCCATCTACACCAACCGTACTGTCAAGCTCTACATGGGCAAGAGGCGTAATGAAGTGCCTCCCCATATCTTTGCCATCTCTGACGGTGCCTACATGGACATGTTGCAGG CCGGTGGTAACCAGTCTATGCTCATCAC AGGTGAGTCTGGTGCCGGTAAGACCGAGAACACAAAGAAGGTACTCTCCTACTTCGCCAACGTCGGTGCCACTGAGAAGAAGCCCGGCGAGGCTGAGAAGCAG AACTTGGAGGACCAGATCGTCCAGACCAACCCCATTTTGGAACCCTTCGGTAACGCCAAGACTGTCAGGAATGACAACTCCTCCCGATTC GGTAAGTTTATCCGTATCCACTTCGAGCCCAATGGCAAGCTGTCTGGTGCTGATATTGAGTCCTACCTGCTGGAGAAGGCCCGTGTCATCTCCCAGCAGTCTCTTGAGAGGTCCTACCATATCTTCTATGAGATGATGTCAGGCCAGATCCCCGAGATCAAGC CTATGTGCATGCTCAGCGACGACATCTACGACTACCACTATGTATCTCAGGGCAAGGTCACTGTCCCCTCCATCGACGACGCCGAAGACATGCAGTTCTGTCAC GACGCTTTCTTCGTTCTCAACTTCACCAAGGAGGAGATCGACAACATCTACAAGATCACCGCCGCTGTTATGCACATGGGTGAGATGAAGTTCAAGCAGAAGGGTCGTGAGGAGCAGGCTGAAGCCGACGGTACTGAG gTTGGCGAGAAGGTCGCCACCCTTCTCGGTATTGACGTCGACCACTTCTACAACGGTTTGTGCAAGCCCAAGATCAAGGTCGGTAACGAGTTCGTCGCCAAGGGTATGGACGTGAACAAGGTCAACTACTCCGTCGGTGCCCTGGCTAAGGCCCTCTTCGATCGTGTCTTCAAGTTCTTGGTCGACAAGTGTAACAAGACCCTCGAAACCGGCCAGAAGCGTGCTTCCTTCATCGGTGTACTGGATATCGCCGGTTTTGAGATTTTCGAC GACAACGGCTTCGAGCAGATTTGCATCAACTTCTGTAATGAGAAACTGCAGCAGTTCTTCAACCATCACATGTTCGTACTGGAACAGGAGGAATACAAGAAGGAAGGTATTGACTGGGTCTTCGTCGACTTCGGTATGGATCTCCAGGCCTGCATTGAGCTGTTCGAAAAG AAACTTGGTCTCCTCGCCATCCTTGAGGAAGAGTCTATGTTCCCCAAGGCTACTGACAAGACCTTCCAGGAGAAGTTGAACGCCAACCATCTTGGTAAATCTCCTGTGTTCATCAAGCCCAAGCCACCAAAGCCCGGTGTGCCTGAGGGTCACTTCGCCATCGTCCACTACGCCGGTACTGTCACTTACAACATTACTGGCTGGCTCGAGAAGAACAAGGATCCCCTGAACGACACCGTCGTCGACATCCTGAAGAAGGGCAGCAACTCTCTCATTGTTGAGGTCTTCGCTGACCATCCCGGCCAGTCTGGTGACGGCGGTGGTGGTGGCAAGG GCAAGGGCAAGTCTGGTGGTTTCAAGACCGTATCATCAGGTTACAGG GATCAGCTGAACAACTTGATGAGGACCTTGAACGCCACCCACCCCCACTTCATCCGTTGTATTGTACCTAATGAGACCAAGACTCCTG GCAAGGTCGAGGCTGGCTTGATCATGCATCAGCTGACTTGTAACGGTGTACTTGAAGGTATCCGTATTTGCCGAAAGGGCTTCCCCAACAGGATGATGTACAACGACTTCAAGCAACG TTACAAGATCGTGGCTTCTGTTGAGATGTCTCAAGCCAAGAATGACAAGCTGGCTGCCGAAGCTTGCTTCCAGAAGGCCGGTCTTGACAAGGATTCCTACCGTACTGGCAACACTAAG GTGTTCTTCCGCGCCGGTATGTTGGGTCAGCTTGAGGAGGTCCGTGACAACCGCATTGGTCTCCTCATGACTTGGCTGCAGTCCTGGTGCCGTGGCTGGCTCAGCCGCAGGTCCTACAAGAAGCTGCAGGATCAGCGTGTCTCCCTGATCGTCGTTCAGCGCAACATCAGGAAGTACCAGAACATGAAGAGCTGGCCATGGTACGGATTCTGGAATGCCCTGAAGCCAAGGCTCAACGTCAGCCGTATCCAGGATCAGCTTGACGGCCTTGAGAAGAAGGCAACCGAGGCTGAGGCTGCTCTCGAGAAGGCTCTTGTCAAGCGCAAGGAACTTGAAGAAGCCCACGCCATCATTCAGGAGGAGAGGAACGCCCTCTTCGAAACTGTCGAGTCCAGCAAGGGTGGTGTCAGCGAAATGTTTGAGAAGCAGGCTAAGGTCCAGGCTCTGAAGGCTGAAGTTGAAGCCCAACTGGCC GAAGTCCAGATGCGCCTTGCCAACGAGCAGGAAGCTCGCAACCAGCTTACCCAGGGTAAGAAGAAGGCCGAGCAGGAGATTGGCGGCCTCAAGAAGGACCTCGAGGATCTCGACCTTGCCATCCAGAAGGCTGAGGAGGACAAGGCTACCAAGGATCAGCAGATCCAGACCCTCAACGAAGAGATTGCTCACCAGGAGGAGCTCATCAGCAAGGTGAACAAGGAGAAGAAGCACCTTCAGGAGTGCAACCAGAAGACCGCCGAGGACGTCCAGGCTATTGAGGATAAGTGCAACCACCTCAACAAGCTCAAGTCCAAGCTCGAGGGACAGCTTGACGAGCTCGAGGACTCCCTTGAGCGCGAGAAGAAACTCCGTGCTGAAGTCGAGAAATCCAAGAGGAAGGTTGAGGGCGACCTGAAGCTCACTCAGGAAGCTGTCGCTGACCTCGAGCGCAACCTGAAGGAACTCGAGAACACCCTTCAGCGCAAGGACAAGGAAGTCTCTTCCCTCGGCAGCAAGTACGACGACGAGCAGATCCTCATCCACAAGGGCAACAAGCAGATCAAGGAGCTGCAGGCCCGCATCGAGGAGCTCGACGTTGAGGTTGAGCACGAGCGCCAGGCCCGCGCTAAGGCCGAGAAGGCCAAGTCCGCCTTGGCTCGTGATCTCTCCGACCTCGGCGACCGCCTGGATGAGGCTGGTGGTGCCACTGCCGCCCAGATCGAAATCAACAAGAAGCGCGAGGGCGAACTCGCCAAGCTCCGTCGCGATCTGGAGGAATCCAACATTCAGCACGAGTCTGCCCTTTCCATGCTCCGCAAGAAGCACAACGATGCTGTCGCTGAGCTGTCCGAGAACATCGACCATCTCAACAAGATGAAGGCCAG GGCTGAGAAGGACAAGGACGCCATGAAGCGTGATGCTGATGATGCCAAGGCTACCATGGACGCTCTTGCCCGCGACAAG GCCGCCGCTGAGAAGACCACCAAGCAGCTCCAGCACCAGCTGGCTGAGACCCACGCTAAGCTTGACGAATCCAACCGCACCCTGAGCGACTTCGACGCCACCAAGAAGAAGCTGGCTGTTGAGAACGCTGACCTCATCCGTCAGCTCGAGGAGGCCGAGTCCAACCTTGCCCAGCTTTCCAAGATGAAGCTTTCCCTCACCAACCAGCTCGAGGACAGCAGGAAGCTCGCTGATGATGAGAGCAGG GGCCGTGCCACCATCCTTGGCAAGTACCGCAATCTGGAGCATGACATTGCTGCCCTCCGCGAGTCTCTCGATGAGGAGGCCGAGGCCAAGGGCGACGTTCAGCGCATGCTTTCCAAGGCTAACGCCGAGGCCCAGATGTGGCGTGCCAAGTACGAGTCCGAGGGTCTTGCCCGCGCTGAGGAAATCGAGGCTGCCCGCATGAAGCTTGCTGCCCGCCTTGACGAAGCCGAGGCTCAGATCGAGCAGCTCAACATCAAGAACATGAACCTCGAGAAGACCAAGGCTCGCGTCAGTGCCGAGCTCGAGGACGTCCAGGTCGCTGTTGAGCGCGCCAACACTCTCGCTGCTGCCGccgagaagaagcagaagaacttCGACAGGATCATCGGCGAATGGAAGATGAAGGTTGACGATCTCGCTGCCGAACTCGACGCTTCCCAGAAGGAATGCCGCAACTACTCCACCGAACACTTCCGCCTCAAGGCTGCCTACGAGGAGAACATCGAGCAGCTGGACTCCGTCCGCCGTGAGAACAAGAACCTCGCTGATGAGATCAAGGATCTCATGGACCAGATCGGTGAAGGTGGCCGCTCATACCATGAAGTTCAGAAGAACGCCAAGCGCCTCGAGATCGAGAAGGAAGAGCTCCAGGCTGCTCTTGAGGAGGCTGAAGCCGCTCTTGAACAGGAAGAGAACAAGCTCCTCCGTGGCCAGCTCGAGCTTAGCCAGGTCAGGCAGGAAATCGACAGGCGCAttcaggagaaggaagaggagttCGAAAACACCCG CAAGTGCCACCAGCGTGCTCTTGACTCCATGCAGGCTTCCCTTGAGGCTGAGGCCAAGGGCAAGGCTGAGGCTCTCCGTGTCAAGAAGAAGCTCGAGTCTGACATCAACGAGCTCGAGATCGCCCTCGACCATTCCAATAAGGCCAACTCCGACCTCCAGAAGCACATCAAGAAGATCAACAACGACATGAAGGACATGGGCTCCCGCATCGAAGAGGCTCAGCGTCTTGCTTCCGAGTACCGTGAGCAGTACGGCATCTCCGAGCGCCGTGCCAACGCCCTCCACGGCGAACTGGAAGAGTCTCGCACTCTCCTCGAACAGTCCGACCGCGGCCGCCGCCAGGCTGAGACCGAGCTTGCCGAAGCCCACGATTCCATCAACAACCTCTCCACCCAGAATGCCAACCTCACCGTCACCAAGAGAAAGTTGGAAAGCGAGATGCAGACCCTCCAG GCTGATCTTGACGAGATGCTGAACGAAGCCAAGAACTCCGAGGAGAAGGCCAAGAAGGCCATGGTCGACGCTGCCCGCCTCGCTGACGAGCTCCGCGCCGAGCAGGAACACGCCCAGACCCAGGAGAAGATGCGCAAGGGCTTGGAAGTCACCGTCAAGGAGCTCCAGGTCCGCCTCGAGGAGAACGAGAGCAACGCCCAGAAGACTGGCAAGAAGGCCATCTCCAAGCTCGAAGCCCGCATCTCCGAGCTCGAGGCCCAGCTTGACGACGAGTCTCGCCGTCATTCTGATGCCCAGAAGAACCTCAGGAAGTGCGAGAGGCGCATCAAGGAGTTGACCTTCCAGTTCGATGAGGACAAGAAGAACCACGAGAAGATGCAGGACCTCGTCGAGAAGCTCCAGCAGAAGATCAAGACCTACAAGCGCCAGATCGAGGAGGCTGAGGAAATCGCCGCCCTCAACTTGGCCAAATTCCGCAAGGCACAGCAGGAGCTGGAGGAGACCGAGGGAAGAATTATCATCAAGGCTCTCTAA